Proteins encoded in a region of the Triticum dicoccoides isolate Atlit2015 ecotype Zavitan chromosome 3A, WEW_v2.0, whole genome shotgun sequence genome:
- the LOC119272521 gene encoding ethylene-responsive transcription factor ERF020-like encodes MSSAEASAARGGEEERCRYKGVRRRRWGKWVSEIRVPGTRERLWLGSYATPEAAAVAHDTAVYFLRGGALSGNGAAGLNFPERAAAAYGAGSVAPLSPRSVQSVASDAGMAADAQLVAARDGAPGQHYAEARAGAGAAQGGANARHAEFQHDGAYAYTYTGDGGDTTGGGGGSREQLVTGELSVDDMEILM; translated from the coding sequence ATGAGCAGCGCGGAGGcgtcggcggcgaggggcggcgaggaggagcGGTGCCGGTACaagggcgtgcggcggcggcggtgggggaaGTGGGTGTCGGAGATCCGGGTGCCCGGCACGCGGGAGCGCCTGTGGCTCGGCTCCTACGCCACGCCCGAGGCCGCCGCCGTCGCGCACGACACGGCCGTCTACTTCCTCCGCGGCGGCgccctctccggcaacggcgccgctGGGCTCAACTTCCCGGAGCGCGCGGCCGCCGCGTACGGCGCCGGCTCCGTGGCGCCCCTCTCGCCACGGTCCGTGCAGAGCGTGGCGTCCGACGCCGGCATGGCCGCCGACGCGCAGCTCgtggcggcgcgggacggcgcgcccgggcagcactACGCGGAggcgcgcgccggcgcaggcgccgCGCAGGGCGGCGCGAACGCGCGGCACGCGGAGTTCCAGCACGACGGCGCGTATGCGTACACGTATACCGGGGACGGCGGGGACACCACTGGCGGCGGTGGTGGCAGTAGGGAGCAGCTTGTCACCGGCGAGCTCAGCGTCGACGACATGGAGATATTGATGTAA
- the LOC119269930 gene encoding protein ABHD11-like isoform X2, producing MAAAGAPPPRAFSAELRRAPLSAGLAPPRQGTRARASWPLPRQETVCSRGQLISTMSSSRSLACSPCRCAQVALADAEIAYQPEAEKHAGVLAYELVQGNLVQWNSFMDKSIPDPPTAVLLHGILGSGKNWGSFAKRLAQEFPMWQKRGPHTVASTAFDVLKLIGQLRLSPRVLVGHSFGGKVALSMVDQAAKPLARPVRVWVLDATPGKVRSGLDGEDHPAELIDFLRRMPVQVNSKQEVVDALVKAKFSVDVARWVATNLRRSSPSGPRSSTSYSWIFNLNGISEMYKSYEDTNLWRIVENVPRGVHINFLKAERSLHRWALEDLQRIHTAEEVAADEAGGVEMHVLEDAGHWVHADNPDGLFRILSSTFRIETSLRGRE from the exons ATGGCGGCGGCCGGCGCACCGCCGCCGCGCGCCTTCTCCGCGGAGCTGAGGAGGGCTCCGCTCTCCGCGGGCCTCGCGCCGCCGCGGCAGGGGACCAGGGCTCGCGCGTCGTGGCCCCTCCCCCGCCAG GAAACTGTTTGTAGTCGTGGCCAGTTGATATCGACCATGTCTAGTTCAAGGTCATTGGCGTGCTCTCCTTGTCGTTGCGCTCAGGTGGCTTTGGCTGACGCAGAGATTGCTTACCAGCCTGAGGCTGAGAAGCATGCTGGAGTTCTG GCCTATGAACTGGTTCAAGGGAACCTT GTACAATGGAACTCTTTTATGGACAAATCAATACCTGATCCACCAACAGCTGTACTCCTTCATGGCATCCTTGGGAGCGGGAAAAACTGGG GGTCGTTTGCAAAGAGGTTAGCTCAGGAATTTCCAATGTGGCAG AAAAGAGGACCACACACTGTTGCTTCCACTGCTTTTGACGTTCTAAAGCTG ATAGGGCAACTCAGGCTGTCTCCTCGAGTGTTGGTTGGTCACAGCTTTGGTGGAAAAG TGGCTTTGAGTATGGTAGATCAAGCTGCAAAACCACTTGCCCGTCCTGTCAGG GTATGGGTTCTTGATGCTACTCCTGGCAAAGTTCGTTCTGGGCTAGATGGCGAAGATCATCCCGCTGAACTTATTGATTTCCTCAGAAGAATGCCTGTGCAG GTTAATTCAAAGCAGGAAGTTGTTGATGCTCTAGTTAAAGCAAAGTTTTCTGTGGATGTTGCACGG TGGGTGGCAACAAATCTCCGACGGAGCAGCCCATCAGGACCACGATCTTCTACAAGCTACTCATGGATATTCAACTTAAATGGCATCTCTGAGATGTACAAGTCCTATGAAGACACTAACCTATG GAGGATTGTAGAGAACGTACCGCGCGGGGTACACATTAATTTCCTCAAGGCTGAAAGAAGTTTGCATAGATGGGCCCTTGAAGACCTTCAGAGAATTCATACCGCGGAGGAGGTGGCTGCCGATGAGGCTGGGGGAGTTGAAATGCATGTGCTTGAAGATGCTGGACACTGG GTTCACGCAGATAACCCTGACGGGCTCTTCAGAATCCTTTCGTCAACCTTCCGCATCGAGACCAGCCTAAGAGGGCGGGAGTGA
- the LOC119269930 gene encoding abhydrolase domain-containing protein C22H12.03-like isoform X1 has translation MAAAGAPPPRAFSAELRRAPLSAGLAPPRQGTRARASWPLPRQETVCSRGQLISTMSSSRSLACSPCRCAQVALADAEIAYQPEAEKHAGVLAYELVQGNLVQWNSFMDKSIPDPPTAVLLHGILGSGKNWGSFAKRLAQEFPMWQFLLVDLRCHGDSASIKKRGPHTVASTAFDVLKLIGQLRLSPRVLVGHSFGGKVALSMVDQAAKPLARPVRVWVLDATPGKVRSGLDGEDHPAELIDFLRRMPVQVNSKQEVVDALVKAKFSVDVARWVATNLRRSSPSGPRSSTSYSWIFNLNGISEMYKSYEDTNLWRIVENVPRGVHINFLKAERSLHRWALEDLQRIHTAEEVAADEAGGVEMHVLEDAGHWVHADNPDGLFRILSSTFRIETSLRGRE, from the exons ATGGCGGCGGCCGGCGCACCGCCGCCGCGCGCCTTCTCCGCGGAGCTGAGGAGGGCTCCGCTCTCCGCGGGCCTCGCGCCGCCGCGGCAGGGGACCAGGGCTCGCGCGTCGTGGCCCCTCCCCCGCCAG GAAACTGTTTGTAGTCGTGGCCAGTTGATATCGACCATGTCTAGTTCAAGGTCATTGGCGTGCTCTCCTTGTCGTTGCGCTCAGGTGGCTTTGGCTGACGCAGAGATTGCTTACCAGCCTGAGGCTGAGAAGCATGCTGGAGTTCTG GCCTATGAACTGGTTCAAGGGAACCTT GTACAATGGAACTCTTTTATGGACAAATCAATACCTGATCCACCAACAGCTGTACTCCTTCATGGCATCCTTGGGAGCGGGAAAAACTGGG GGTCGTTTGCAAAGAGGTTAGCTCAGGAATTTCCAATGTGGCAG TttcttttggttgatttgcgttgcCACGGTGACTCGGCATCAATTAAGAAAAGAGGACCACACACTGTTGCTTCCACTGCTTTTGACGTTCTAAAGCTG ATAGGGCAACTCAGGCTGTCTCCTCGAGTGTTGGTTGGTCACAGCTTTGGTGGAAAAG TGGCTTTGAGTATGGTAGATCAAGCTGCAAAACCACTTGCCCGTCCTGTCAGG GTATGGGTTCTTGATGCTACTCCTGGCAAAGTTCGTTCTGGGCTAGATGGCGAAGATCATCCCGCTGAACTTATTGATTTCCTCAGAAGAATGCCTGTGCAG GTTAATTCAAAGCAGGAAGTTGTTGATGCTCTAGTTAAAGCAAAGTTTTCTGTGGATGTTGCACGG TGGGTGGCAACAAATCTCCGACGGAGCAGCCCATCAGGACCACGATCTTCTACAAGCTACTCATGGATATTCAACTTAAATGGCATCTCTGAGATGTACAAGTCCTATGAAGACACTAACCTATG GAGGATTGTAGAGAACGTACCGCGCGGGGTACACATTAATTTCCTCAAGGCTGAAAGAAGTTTGCATAGATGGGCCCTTGAAGACCTTCAGAGAATTCATACCGCGGAGGAGGTGGCTGCCGATGAGGCTGGGGGAGTTGAAATGCATGTGCTTGAAGATGCTGGACACTGG GTTCACGCAGATAACCCTGACGGGCTCTTCAGAATCCTTTCGTCAACCTTCCGCATCGAGACCAGCCTAAGAGGGCGGGAGTGA
- the LOC119272753 gene encoding uncharacterized protein LOC119272753 encodes MATTTGRTSPAMSMKLLVDAKAGRVLFAEAGKDVVDFLFSLLALPVGTAVRLLGRRSVPGSASDLYASVQRLDAAAYLLPGADIGALLRPAVPSSIPLLCLPGPQPRPRLRPPRAQLRDGRERSCPTCAKPMTKKMYWARSDSGGSGQAAVSAATGRAKGFVQGVVTYTVTDNLTVTPMSAISSISLLNTFLVRDLSALQEKILRIGYKEGLAILKASLQSKTVLTDVFLAHKAPRPAA; translated from the exons ATGGCGACCACCACCGGCAGGACGAGCCCCGCGATGAGCATGAAGCTGCTGGTGGACGCCAAGGCGGGGCGCGTGCTGTTCGCGGAGGCCGGCAAGGACGTCGTCGActtcctcttctccctcctcgccctGCCCGTCGGCACCGCCGTCAGACTGCTCGGGAGGCGCTCCGTGCCCGGCAGCGCCAGCGACCTCTACGCCAGCGTCCAGAGGCTCGACGCCGCCGCCTACCTCCTGCCCGGCGCCGACATCGGCGCGCTCCTCCGCCCCGCCGTCCCCTCCAGCATCCCCCTCCTCTGCTTGCCCG GACCACAGCCGCGACCACGGCTACGGCCGCCCCGAGCACAACTACGTGACGGACGCGAGCGGTCGTGCCCGACCTGCGCCAAGCCGATGACGAAGAAGATGTACTGGGCGCGGTCCGACTCCGGCGGCTCTGGGCAGGCGGCGGTCTCCGCCGCCACGGGAAGGGCGAAAGGGTTCGTGCAGGGCGTCGTGACGTACACGGTCACGGACAACCTCACTGTGACCCCCATGTCCGCCATCTCCAGCATCAGCCTGCTCAACACCTTCCTCGTCAGGGACCTCAGCGCGCTACAGGAGAAGATCCTGCGGATCGGCTACAAGGAG GGTTTGGCGATTCTCAAGGCGTCGCTGCAGTCCAAGACCGTTCTCACCGACGTCTTCCTCGCCCACAAGGCTCCACGACCAGCTGCCTAA